In a genomic window of Pangasianodon hypophthalmus isolate fPanHyp1 chromosome 19, fPanHyp1.pri, whole genome shotgun sequence:
- the six4b gene encoding homeobox protein SIX4b isoform X2, translating to MSSSSSEVIGADEIKRESSRALETRGSVKLAALDPAGLPMENSGSAAVAVECAPASLAFSPEQVACVCEALLQGGNVERLARFLWSLPQSELLRGNESILKAQAIVAFHQARYQELYCILENHNFSPCNHSSLQDMWYKARYTEAEKARGRPLGAVDKYRLRRKYPLPRTIWDGEETVYCFKERSRNALKDMYKRNRYPSPAEKRNLAKITGLSLTQVSNWFKNRRQRDRNPSEAQSKSESDGNHSTEDESSKGQEELSPRPLSSGSAGSVALGTSPAVAYSDGATTVIQQIGDAKMSPLAAGMGFNGDLTNTNSHYLNGGAYVQSHGSNSLLNGLGTTSGHFLTFDPQRVSHAQERLLGGSSVSYASYSMGAPETTVGKLEGMQPLASHSEHGAVPSVVTFATTSSSSSPSGAPHLSSYSMVNLPGVENNLGLPPLLLPPSSTAPSHGSAPLDGVVSNSSQHSGQPLLYTLNQAVKQEPLDIGVAYTYPSSVPLDQSSNLGYTASLFLSTNLSHSPNNGGPLAPAATAAITSVLSSTEGHSGLTHNARGLQETGGALPSDYRAQEAQLPLSDNLETPAGTGEGPPGVCGDLDMEGKELAKLQTVQMDEDSSDL from the exons atgtcttctTCCTCGAGTGAGGTGATTGGCGCCGATGAGATCAAGAGGGAGAGCTCGAGGGCACTGGAGACTCGGGGGAGTGTCAAGCTGGCCGCGCTCGATCCGGCCGGGTTGCCCATGGAGAACTCTGGCTCGGCGGCGGTGGCAGTTGAATGCGCACCGGCCTCTCTCGCGTTCTCACCGGAACAAgtggcgtgtgtgtgcgagGCACTGCTGCAGGGCGGCAATGTGGAGCGCCTGGCCCGCTTCTTATGGTCGCTACCGCAGAGTGAGCTGCTGCGCGGCAACGAGAGCATCCTTAAGGCGCAGGCCATAGTCGCGTTCCATCAGGCGCGCTACCAGGAGCTCTACTGCATCTTAGAGAACCACAACTTCAGCCCGTGCAACCACTCGTCCCTGCAGGACATGTGGTACAAGGCGCGCTACACCGAGGCAGAGAAGGCACGCGGCAGGCCGCTGGGCGCCGTGGACAAATACCGACTGCGCAGGAAGTATCCGCTGCCGCGCACCATCTGGGACGGCGAAGAGACCGTGTACTGCTTCAAGGAGAGGTCGAGGAACGCGCTCAAGGACATGTACAAGCGCAACCGTTACCCGTCGCCGGCGGAGAAGCGGAACCTCGCCAAAATCACTGGACTTTCTTTGACGCAGGTCAGCAACTGGTTCAAAAACAGGAGACAGCGGGACCGGAACCCATCAGAAGCGCAGTCCAAAAG TGAATCAGATGGCAATCATAGCACAGAAGATGAGTCAAGTAAGGGACAGGAAGAGCTTTCTCCTCGTCCTCTCTCTAGCGGCTCTGCTGGTTCAGTTGCCCTTGGCACTAGCCCTGCTGTAGCATACTCCGATGGTGCCACCACTGTCATCCAGCAGATCGGGGATGCCAAAATGTCTCCACTTGCCGCAGGAATGGGTTTCAATGGCGACCTGACAAACACCAACTCCCACTATCTTAATGGTGGAGCATATGTTCAATCACATGGCAGCAACAGTCTCCTGAATGGACTTGGAACCACAAGTGGTCACTTCTTGACCTTCGATCCCCAGAGGGTCTCCCATGCCCAAGAGAGGCTACTGGGTGGCTCCTCTGTGTCTTATGCCTCTTATTCAATGGGGGCTCCAGAAACCACAGTTGGAAAACTAGAGGGTATGCAGCCTCTGGCGTCACATTCAGAACATGGAGCAGTGCCTTCAGTCGTCACCTTTGCCACCacgtcctcttcctcctctccctctggAGCTCCTCATCTCAGCAGCTACAGCATGGTCAACCTTCCTGGGGTTGAGAACAACCTGGGTCTTCCGCCTTTACTGCTACCGCCATCTTCTACAGCACCCTCTCACG GCTCAGCTCCACTGGACGGGGTGGTCAGCAACTCGTCCCAGCACTCAGGCCAACCCCTGCTCTACACGCTCAACCAGGCTGTCAAGCAGGAGCCTTTGGACATTGGGGTGGCCTACACATATCCCTCCAGTGTTCCCCTAGACCAAAGCAGCAACTTGGGCTACACGgcatccctctttctctccaccAACCTCAGCCACTCACCCAACAACGGAGGCCCCCTGGCCCCTGCAGCCACAGCTGCTATCACCTCTGTGCTCTCCAGCACAGAGGGTCACTCCGGTCTGACTCACAATGCCCGCGGCCTCCAGGAAACTGGGGGAGCTCTGCCCTCAGACTACAGGGCACAGGAAGCACAGCTGCCCTTGTCTGACAATCTTGAGACCCCTGCAGGTACTGGTGAGGGCCCTCCTGGAGTGTGTGGTGATCTGGACATGGAGGGAAAAGAGCTGGCCAAGCTGCAGACTGTTCAGATGGACGAGGACAGcagtgacctctga
- the six4b gene encoding homeobox protein SIX4b isoform X1 — protein sequence MSSSSSEVIGADEIKRESSRALETRGSVKLAALDPAGLPMENSGSAAVAVECAPASLAFSPEQVACVCEALLQGGNVERLARFLWSLPQSELLRGNESILKAQAIVAFHQARYQELYCILENHNFSPCNHSSLQDMWYKARYTEAEKARGRPLGAVDKYRLRRKYPLPRTIWDGEETVYCFKERSRNALKDMYKRNRYPSPAEKRNLAKITGLSLTQVSNWFKNRRQRDRNPSEAQSKSESDGNHSTEDESSKGQEELSPRPLSSGSAGSVALGTSPAVAYSDGATTVIQQIGDAKMSPLAAGMGFNGDLTNTNSHYLNGGAYVQSHGSNSLLNGLGTTSGHFLTFDPQRVSHAQERLLGGSSVSYASYSMGAPETTVGKLEGMQPLASHSEHGAVPSVVTFATTSSSSSPSGAPHLSSYSMVNLPGVENNLGLPPLLLPPSSTAPSHAGSAPLDGVVSNSSQHSGQPLLYTLNQAVKQEPLDIGVAYTYPSSVPLDQSSNLGYTASLFLSTNLSHSPNNGGPLAPAATAAITSVLSSTEGHSGLTHNARGLQETGGALPSDYRAQEAQLPLSDNLETPAGTGEGPPGVCGDLDMEGKELAKLQTVQMDEDSSDL from the exons atgtcttctTCCTCGAGTGAGGTGATTGGCGCCGATGAGATCAAGAGGGAGAGCTCGAGGGCACTGGAGACTCGGGGGAGTGTCAAGCTGGCCGCGCTCGATCCGGCCGGGTTGCCCATGGAGAACTCTGGCTCGGCGGCGGTGGCAGTTGAATGCGCACCGGCCTCTCTCGCGTTCTCACCGGAACAAgtggcgtgtgtgtgcgagGCACTGCTGCAGGGCGGCAATGTGGAGCGCCTGGCCCGCTTCTTATGGTCGCTACCGCAGAGTGAGCTGCTGCGCGGCAACGAGAGCATCCTTAAGGCGCAGGCCATAGTCGCGTTCCATCAGGCGCGCTACCAGGAGCTCTACTGCATCTTAGAGAACCACAACTTCAGCCCGTGCAACCACTCGTCCCTGCAGGACATGTGGTACAAGGCGCGCTACACCGAGGCAGAGAAGGCACGCGGCAGGCCGCTGGGCGCCGTGGACAAATACCGACTGCGCAGGAAGTATCCGCTGCCGCGCACCATCTGGGACGGCGAAGAGACCGTGTACTGCTTCAAGGAGAGGTCGAGGAACGCGCTCAAGGACATGTACAAGCGCAACCGTTACCCGTCGCCGGCGGAGAAGCGGAACCTCGCCAAAATCACTGGACTTTCTTTGACGCAGGTCAGCAACTGGTTCAAAAACAGGAGACAGCGGGACCGGAACCCATCAGAAGCGCAGTCCAAAAG TGAATCAGATGGCAATCATAGCACAGAAGATGAGTCAAGTAAGGGACAGGAAGAGCTTTCTCCTCGTCCTCTCTCTAGCGGCTCTGCTGGTTCAGTTGCCCTTGGCACTAGCCCTGCTGTAGCATACTCCGATGGTGCCACCACTGTCATCCAGCAGATCGGGGATGCCAAAATGTCTCCACTTGCCGCAGGAATGGGTTTCAATGGCGACCTGACAAACACCAACTCCCACTATCTTAATGGTGGAGCATATGTTCAATCACATGGCAGCAACAGTCTCCTGAATGGACTTGGAACCACAAGTGGTCACTTCTTGACCTTCGATCCCCAGAGGGTCTCCCATGCCCAAGAGAGGCTACTGGGTGGCTCCTCTGTGTCTTATGCCTCTTATTCAATGGGGGCTCCAGAAACCACAGTTGGAAAACTAGAGGGTATGCAGCCTCTGGCGTCACATTCAGAACATGGAGCAGTGCCTTCAGTCGTCACCTTTGCCACCacgtcctcttcctcctctccctctggAGCTCCTCATCTCAGCAGCTACAGCATGGTCAACCTTCCTGGGGTTGAGAACAACCTGGGTCTTCCGCCTTTACTGCTACCGCCATCTTCTACAGCACCCTCTCACG CAGGCTCAGCTCCACTGGACGGGGTGGTCAGCAACTCGTCCCAGCACTCAGGCCAACCCCTGCTCTACACGCTCAACCAGGCTGTCAAGCAGGAGCCTTTGGACATTGGGGTGGCCTACACATATCCCTCCAGTGTTCCCCTAGACCAAAGCAGCAACTTGGGCTACACGgcatccctctttctctccaccAACCTCAGCCACTCACCCAACAACGGAGGCCCCCTGGCCCCTGCAGCCACAGCTGCTATCACCTCTGTGCTCTCCAGCACAGAGGGTCACTCCGGTCTGACTCACAATGCCCGCGGCCTCCAGGAAACTGGGGGAGCTCTGCCCTCAGACTACAGGGCACAGGAAGCACAGCTGCCCTTGTCTGACAATCTTGAGACCCCTGCAGGTACTGGTGAGGGCCCTCCTGGAGTGTGTGGTGATCTGGACATGGAGGGAAAAGAGCTGGCCAAGCTGCAGACTGTTCAGATGGACGAGGACAGcagtgacctctga